The sequence TTGCGACGAGTGCCTTGCCATTGGTCCACTTGAGCAAGTCCTCTGGCTTGGCTTCGTGGAGTCGAGTTGGATTGGAAAGAGGGAAGATTATTGGCCGTGGAGAATTTTCATGCATAGCCTTGACAATTTCTTCGGTGAAAGCGCCAGGAACGGTGGATGTTCCGACGAGGATATTGGGCTTTACTTGCTTCACCACTGAAAGGAGGTCGTTGCCATCGCTCTTCCACTCGGAGGCATCTTTGACGTATATTTTCTGAGCGTCTGAGACTTCGAGCTTGGATGTCAACAGACCGGGCTTGTCAATCAACCTAATGAGACCATTAGAATAAAATCTTTCGAACATGCATCTCAGGCTTAAGAATAGGCTTACCAGATGTGCTGTGAAGCTTCCTCGTGAGTAATGTTCGTCTCTGTCGCAATTGCGTCTCTGACTTGATCTGCGATACCAACTCCAGCACTCCCAGCGCCAAAGACAACCATGCGAGTCTCACTGAGTTTCTGTCCGCTGGCGTGCAGTGCAGCTATGATAGCCGCAAGTGTCACACAGCCAGTTCCCTGAACATCATCGTTGAAGCAGGCCATCGTGGGGCGATACAACTCCAACAGACGTCTGGCTGCAATTTTAACAAAGATTAGTCTGAGACGAAATAAACATTATGGCTGTGAGTGACTTGATGCTAACCGTTTCTTAAGCCAAAGTCCTCGAAATGAATGTAAGCTCGGGGAAATAGCTTTCGAGCAGCGTCGACAAAGGTCTGGATAAAATCGTCATACTGCTTTCCTCTTACCCGACGGTGGCAGAGACCAAGATAGAGCTCGTCTTTGAGCAGATCTTCATTGTCAGTGCCGCAGTCTATGACGACGGGAAGGGTTCGACTGGGATGAACACCGGCGCAGAGGGACGCGAGAGTCAGCTTTGCTCCAGATATGAGAATGCCGCCTACGCCCTGATGATAGAAACCAGAGAGAGATAATTAGTGTATTTCTTTAGATGTTTGATAGAAGGCAGCCAAATATACCTGGTCGCCAATGCCAAGAATTTCCTCGCCGTCTTAGGAAATGAGTTAGCATAAGATAAGGAAAGCATTAGAGGGACGATATACCTGTTACGCAGATATAGTCGACATCATCTGGAGTCCCCCAGAGTGCAAGATCACTTTGCACGCGTTCAGGGTGATTAATGTCCAAGAAACATCCTTCAGGGCGGCGAAAAAGCCTCGAGTAGTTTTGAATGGCATCGCCCTCCGTCGGAGTATATACTACGCTGAACATTTCCTTGAGATGAgtaagcagcagcttgaaatACAACACCTCATTCTGGTCCTTGAGCGAGGTTAAAAATGTATTCTTGGCAAGGCTGTCGCTTCTGGATAGATATTGCTGGTATGCGCGCTCAGCCTGATGGTCCAAAGTCTGTTCATTCGCGGGAAGCAGCCCAGTCAAGTTGAAGTCTCGACGCTCCTTTTGCGTAAAGGCAGATCCTTTGTTGAATGTCGGGCTATTTAAAAGTGCTGTTCCGGTAAGAGCGCAGTCGAGAGGGCCAACTGTGCTAAGCGGGAGGTTTCCAAACTTGGACGATTTGGTGAGAGTCATGGCgggcgaagacgaagagcggCCTTTACAACTAGCTGGGATCTTGATTTCTATTCAGAGAGTAATAAAATGATATGAAAGTAGGTAGGGCGAAATGATGAATTTTAGAAAATGTTCTAGGAACGCTTCTTAGGATAAGGCTCTGGGAGGCAATTAATATGTGAGAAATGGGGAGGGTCGTGATGTCAACAGCGTTGGCGCTGAGGCACATGCATGTACTTCCAAGCTTTAGCCAATATGAGGGATTGGGCGATAAAGCGCCTATGGGCAGGATAGAGCGGCAAGTGACGTAACTGACGATTATTCGTCAAAAAGCATGCATCGGGAAAGCGGCATATACTGATTGTCTCCATACTTTGTGTGCCCAGCTACTGTAACAGAGCAGAAAACGCTGCTATGTTACATCCAGTATAGCTTCATGCATTggaggagaaaagacaaaaagagacACAGAGCGAGACGGCAGTTGACACAGACAACGTGAGTGGTGcgtattattttctttcaacaagttcttttttatttttgcgTCGTCAGACACCTATTATGTAGTCTTTTCAAGTACtaatagtagtaggtagtagtcaCTTTAGAAACACGTAGTACAGTAATATGTAGGTGCTCTGGGAGCCACGCCGTCGACGGGAAAAAAATTCATTCGGCATGGACTATGATGGCCCGTTCGTCTTGCAACAACGCTGAAGGCAAGAATTATCAGAGATAACCTCGTCTACAATCGATACGCCAGCCCTTCCAGGCACAACTGCAAGACGCAGCGTGCCTGGAAGAGAAACTCGTGGGAAGATTGAGTGGCTGGCATGGATATGCTGCGGATCACAAAGGaagcaaacaaaagaaaaatctccCTACCGTGGCGTcgattaaagctattttcaAGCTTGATAGAGCTTGGGACTTCAGTTCGACGAAAGAAGGACTGCGTGCGGCGCTTTAGAATAGCCGCGCATGGCAACGCCGAAGCGATGCGACCCGAGAAACATAGTTGAGAAAAGGAGCAATTTGGATCGTGGGATGAAAATTGCGAGAATTTGTTTTGGTAGCGGCTAAGGTCTTATCGATTTGCTGGCCTAAATTCTGGCTCGACCATAAACCCCACTTGAAGTTGCTGGCGGCGTATCCCGTCAACTGAAGGCGCCAACGTAGCACTGCCGCTGCAGTCACGGGACTTATATAGAGTGCATCTATTCCGCCATCATTACCAGTTGTTATTGAAGATTAAAGAGCGCTGTTCCGAGGATAGACAAGTCAATCAAGTTGCGGGAGACTATTCTGAGTTATACCCAGTCCCTTCTCTGAAATTATGGACTCTGGATGTCATGAAATAAGCCCGTTATTCCCTTCTTGTCTTTGCCGTTGAGAACATATATCACTAGCCTCCGGGAACTGTGGAGCGGCAAGCTGGTGATAATTTATATCGCCGCCAATCATATTCCTTGCAGTGGCAGGCCGGCGGTGTTTTCTCTCAACACCTTAAGCAGGTTAGCATAGGTACTTCGCAAGTTGGGCTGAGAATCCTTCCTCAGAGGATTTATCTCCGTGCATTACCTCCCTTTGCATCTTGCCCAGCCAATCATACTTGGACAGCGCAGGGTGGGCCACTCGCAATTCTATACCCTTCTGGGTAATAACTAGCCAGGGCTGAGAAAGATCGAATTCCCACTCCGGAACTATGTTATAGGGAGTGGCGCAGGAGTTTCTGCGACTCTCTCGCGATCATATAAAGGTTCTGATTCTGTTGAAATTCTACCAGAGAAAACTTGCAAAATATCCTTAACCAGATTACTGGACATTGAAGTTTAGGACTACCTATCggataatatttattaaacaaCAACactattactactttatACCTGCTATTACTACTCAAGTACCTATCCGGTACCTAGCAGGAGTTTTTGCCTGCATATCAGGAACCTACAACCTGTACTAGGTACGAGGTACTCGCTAGTACCCGCGGCAATCTCAGGAGCAGAGGCATGTTTTCTCTACCTGCGGCAGCACGAATGTCGAATGTCTCAAAGATAAGCAGTATGTCCAAGCACCCGATGTAAATGATCAGGTATGCAGATTTGACTGTTTTGTACTAGATGAATTGCACGGCGGTTCTGCCCTTCGATGCTCGGTAGACCTTCGGAGCACAAACAATGGCGTCTATGTTGAACAATCTTACGAATGTAACAATCCGGTCTCTGAGGAGAGGACGAGCGTCTCCAAGTTTTCTTTACCTGAAAACGAGGATTCTGCCGATATAAAAGGCAATAATGATTATAGTATTCATAGACAGGGTGAAAAGGCAGGAAGCCTAGGGTCACCCAGAGCCATGCCAGACCCGCCCCACCCAGTCACTGACAGCAAATCGCTGTGCAATGGCCATCTATTAAAGATTGATGCACATGTAACTGGAAGCCGCCCATTGGTAATCAGCACCGGCGATAACGCACCCACTGGCTCCATTTCTCTAGCCTCCAATGTTCTTCAGGAGTTGACTTCTATTGAGAAAACGCAAGTCAAATATGAATGCATGACACAAACGGACGGCTGTTATGAACTGTGCATTGGGGAGGGCTGCCAAATACCGCGATGGCGCATTGGTTCGGTGATTCTTTACAACATCTGCACAGAAACTTTTGCAACTTCTGTTGCGGCGGACTCAGTTTCTGCTGCAATGACAGAAGCAATATCAATGTGGGGGGAAATCAAGGGTGTGGTTTTTAAGGAAGTTGGCCGCGACGATCCAGCCACATTTCGGATTAAATACAAGAAAAGCCACAGCAGCCACCCTAATGTTTACGCCAAGTCTTTCCTCCCCAGAGAGTGCCCGAGCAGCCTGGTTGTTTATCAAAAGGCTTTGGAGAACACTAGCTACTTGGCCAACATTCTTGCTCACGAGCTTGGTCACATCTGGGGCCTCCGTCACGAGTTTGCACCCGAAAAAGAGAAGTATTTGCCTTCTGTTCGCATTGGAAGCGAGAATCGTCAATCTATTATGAATTATTTCGACGATCTGAGCAAACTCCAAGTTGGTGAACAGGACCGCAAAGAGTTGGCAGCATTTTATGCGCATGGCCAGGCAAAGTACGAGGGCCTgctaatagttaatattacgGCCCCCTTACACACGTGGTAAATGCAGAAGTGTGTGATACCCAAGACGTTTTGCTCTGTGAATTGCTGCTGAGACTTGGGGTCCCCATTAATCAATCGCTTCCACTTTacaagctttttaataagtattgTTTATCAGCATGACAGACGGCACGAGGGCAACAGCTCATTGGTGGCACTGATCAATCACCAATTTGTTAATCTAGATTTCTTATCTATGAAAGAACTACGTAGTTCAAACTTGCCTTGCAATCTAGAAACTTTAAACTCGCCTTGCAATCTACTATATCAAATAAGATTCAATCAACACGACGACGATACTCTTGAAGAACACCAAAAACACTGCGAAATTTTGGTTCTTGTAGCATTTACGCTGCATCACAACATTCGATGCTAACAGgtacttttaacttttaagCCACACTAATGTGGACAAGCGGCACTGGGGCGCTGGCATGCACCATGCGATAGCAGTGGACCGTTATCACACCTTGATTTCTATTGGAACATTTTATTGAGGAATAATCTATTCGCGGACGGATTTTCGCAGAGCAGTATGACTGGCAGTTACATGGTGTGGCATTATACATGTAATAATGGTAGCTGCCTGCATTTACCGAGTACAAGTAGATATGTGTAGCTACGGGCATGCACCGCCTTGAAACATACTTCTATGGATTGAAGTTGCTAGCAGAGCCATTTACACAGATACTTGAACATAACGTCTTACGTTGTCCTTAGTCCGCGAATACAAAGCTTTAGTGCTGGTAGATATATTTCCTGTAAGACTAGTAAAAGATgcagaaaatattatatggaacaagtacggagtacacctAGTATTTTAGTGCGATCCCTTACGATTTAAGTGCCTTCACTTACAGTCAGGGACACAACCCTTAAACTTTATGCATTAGTTGATGCtactatagctatatatcTACAGGAAGGGGAATCTTGTCTAACAATAGGACTTTCATATAGTTAGCCAATATCCAGGTGTAgacaacaagaaaaaaaaaagatcttgCATTACTATTACAGTAAATCTCAGCCAAACATCTCCTTGCACTATATGGATTGTTTTAAAccaaaataactttaatgcAAGTGTATGCACTCAAAACgatctataatattatttgaTTcgctatatttttcttctggaGAGATTATTCTTATGAAGTATTACTTCTGAATTACAACACTTTCATTCACAGGAGACATATTGCAGGATTTTCTATGTAAAAAATGTAAAAAGTCTTCCTAATCTAATCTATAAACAACATGGCTAAGTCCATTGCCTATCACTAGATGATGCACCTACATGTGCTCTATTCAGAGACAGCATCTTAATGGGCACTGCGCTAACCGTACAGAGGATGCATATAGCTAGAACGGGGGCAATTTGCATGCACAGAGCATAAGACCAAGTGATGGGATAGGGGCCAACCTCTGCACTAACGTAACTCCGTGTAACATGCCAGTTGAGCACTGTGATGTTTGACCCCTAGATGACGGGAACGCTAGTTAAATGCTTTCGGTCTGTACCCTGTCGATGACGGGACGCTAGTTGAAAGCCCAACACCAAGAATCCTTATGATGCGCCTTTAGAACTCTCATATTGTACCCTGTCGATGACGGGACGCTAGTTGAAAGCCCAACACCAAGAATCCTTATGATGTGCCTTTAGAACTCTCATATTGTACCCTGTCGATGACGGGACGCTAGTTATATACTCTCAGTCTGTGCCCTGCCGATGTCGAGTGCTAGGCGGGGTGTTGATAGAAATCACCGCCGgtctgctgctataaatttgTATATAATTGGCGGCGATGTAATTTATCACCCACATGGTACCTAGTGATTAATTACGGGGAGTCTGTACCCTGTCGATGACGGGAAGCTAGTTGAATGAAACACCAAGAAATCACACTATATGCAATGCAAAGCTCTCATATGTACCCTGTCGATGACGGGAAGCTAGTTGAATGCTTCTGCAACACTTAGAAACTACAGGTGCAGCTTGAACCGTTCTCGATATATATAAGTCATCAATTTGTCTTCTCAGGTTCTTCCTGTccttggaaagaaaaaaaaaaaagcaagtgaAATAATTGCGGAAGGCGACGGATACTTCTCCTATAACTTCAATAACCAAAGCAGTGCTTGGTGCATCTGCCagaactactagtagtatgtCGTTGTCTGCCATCCATTTCATTCAATAGTGAACAATGACACTGCATCTAACAAATGTTTTCATATCAGCTATCTCGCAAGATAACCCAGTTCAATGGCCTTATATGAACTCTCGCGTAACCAACGACAGCATCCATGTGGCTGTAACAGCAATGGGCCGTCGCTATCATCCCCTTCGGGAGGTAGCGGCTCCTCTTCAAAATTTAATGGCAAAGTTTGGAGGCCAGCTCTTGATTATAGTGAAAGCGCGTCCAGTGCAGCGAGAATCACGAACTTTCTTCTTGAAGATGAAACTAACATGGATATGGCCCATGAGAAACGTCAAGAGACTTCTAAATCTGCTTTTGATGCCCCTTGCTCAATCTTTGAGAGAAAGTGTCCTCGCTGCCAGCCTGGGTTAGAGCAAAATGATGCTGGTCAGAGCCAAAATATCTGTTCAGCCCCCAACCATGGAATCATTACCTCAGCTGGGCTCTCTTCCCAAACATCTGCTGCTTTCTGCGTCCCAGAGGGTGTAGCTCATAGCTACAATGTGTGTATCACCGAAGAAGGTGCAGAGGGAGAAGTGCGCGTTGGATGGAAAGGCTATGCAACTCGTTGGAAGAAAGGCTCCGTGCTGAGGTATATCGTTTGCGCAGAGACTTTTCCAAGCCTCGAATTGGCAGAGTTGACAGCGCGTGAGGCGGCAAAAGCAGCTTTGATGTGGCAAAATATCGGCGTTCGTTTCAAAAAGGTTGGTCGTGATGAGAAAGCTACATTCGCAATAAAGTATCGCATTGTGCCACACGATTGCAGGCCGGACGTCTACGCTAGTGCTTTCTTCCCAGGGACCTCGCCTGGCGAATTATTTGTGTATCAGCTAGCACTGAAGCCTTCCGATGTTCGCTTCTTGGCTAACATTCTCGCTCATGAATTTGGTCATATTCTGGGTCTCCGCCATGAGTTTGCAGTTAaaccctcttttctctgggGCGAAGCGAATGATCGATCGGTCATGAATTATTTCAGCGATTTGATTCAGCTTCAAGTAGGAGAGCAAGATCGCAAAGACTTGGCGACGTATTATGAATGCGAGGCAGGTCAATACGAAAGGCTCTCGATAACTGATATCGAACCACGGGTATTCCGATTTCCCTGCGTCAATAAGAAATATGATATTAATCGCTATCGATCGACACGAAAACGATTATATCTGAAGCAATTTACGCAGATTTTGTTGTCATTGGCTTTTATCCGCTTTTGTTATGACTTTGCGATATTTGTTTCCTTGGCATGTCGCGCTTTTTTCCTTGGATGAATAGGGGCGCGATGGATATTTTCTTAGGGCTTCatcattttttattctctgTTTTTGGGGTATTAGCGTCTAGGGCCGTTCGTTATATAATTGTTCTCTTTAATGATAAATGGATATTAAAATTTAGCCAATGGGTATAGTCATAGAGCTAAAGAATAATGAATCATTGGCTACTTGAAAGCCATGAGGCGTGTTTGGTATATGTGGAATATTAATCTCATATTTCATTATTATAGATAGAGTGAATATAATAATCGCATCATGCCCACCGGTTTCTGTGCAGACAAGGGCATGAATTCGGGTGGTAGTAGTACATATACACTGTTAATTACAACTTGCTCAACCTTGATGCCCCATCTAGTCGAATGACAGCCCCGTTAAACATGGGATTCTCAATAATGTGCTTGACCTGTAGATAGTTTTAGTCTCCGAAACAGTTGAAGGAAGCATATGCGTAAAGTTTTGAACAGAATACGCACCAAAGAGGAGAACTCAGGCGGGTTGCCCGCTCTGTTGGGAAAGATGAACGAAGCTTCGAGACTTTTCCGCACCCTGTCGTTCATCATAGCCGTCAAGGCAGTTGTAAACAAGCTGGGAGCGATTGCGACGACGCGAATGCCGTAGCGAGCCAAATCTCGAGACATGGGCAGTGCCATTGACGCGACGGCTCCCTTGCTGGCTGCATAGCTGACTTGGCCGTATTGGCCATCGAAGGCGCTTGAGCTGCTGACCATGATGACGACGCCGCGCTCACCATCCGGGCCTTCGGGATCGACCTTGGCGAGATGCACCACAGATTGGCGGATGAGATCGATGGTACCCCTGAGATTGACGCCTAGGACGAGGTCAACTTGATCCAAGTCGAAGGCATCGCCGTTCCGATCAAGGGTCTGGATACTGATTAGCAAGAGACCATCGCTCGAGTCAGTTCACTTACGGCTGCTGGGAGGCCAATGCCGGCTGCTGGAATCACACCGCCGAGCGGCTTTCCAGTCTCCTTGATCCAATCCACCGTGCCTTGAACAGCCTTTGAAATGCTCTCAGTCTTTATCACATTGCAATGGAAGAACTTGGCTGAGGGCCCAAGCTCCTTTTCCAGAGCTCGCCCGGCTTCTTCATCGGATAAGTCGAGGATCGCGACGAAGCCGCCGGATTTGATGATTTCAAGGGCGGTGCTTTTGCCTAGGCCCGACGCGCCGCCCGAGATGATGAAAGTGCGATCTTGGATCTTCATGACTTGGATTGATtataggatttttttttttttttgtttctaaTGAGGAGCGAAGCATATCCTGAGTGAGCGCGCAAACATGGCAGACGTCAGTTATAAATGCCGGGGCGGGTAGAGCTTATTTGGCCGCGTGCCGAGGCTTAAAGCTCCCAGGTTTCATTTGGCCTTCATAGTCTAAGGCTAGGCCCAGTGGCAGCCCTGGAGATGACTGCACACATGCACATGTATCCCATTGTAAATTTATGTTTCATATATAGAGCCCTTGATTgtagaatataataaagatttaggACATATACGAGTATGGCCTGACCGCTTTCTTCACACTTGGAGAAGTATCGCAATGTGGGCAATCAGCAGCCCGCCATGTACCACATGATGGCTTTGTGGGTTCAAGGGTCTCCATATTCATGCCCAAGTCCGCCTCGACAGTGGTAAGAGTGCAAGCAATTGCTTACATAACCGCAGTCATTGGGCTGCGAGCGTCACTGATAGTGATAGCGTTGCGTAGCGAGACGGAAGGGGCCCATGCACTAAAAGCTGGTGACACCATCCCTGCATAGGTCCCATCTGCAGCGACATCACCTATCGATCCGTTCCATAATCTTTGCAACGGACAACTTCTTTGCAACTTTGCACAGAGCTCTGACGGCGGTCGGTTTCCTCGGAATCTGGTTGCTGCATCACCTACGAGACCAGCGACGATAATTCCATTTCCCATTTATAGCTCAAATACGCCGGACGAGCTTTGCGCCCACTCATGATGAGGCCAAGGCGGTCGTCCGGGGCGAGCGAGTCCAGCGCTGGAACAGCTCGTCCCGAGCAGGTGAGTGGCTCAAGCAAAGGCGGCCGAGGCGAGATTCTCTGAGACGAGATATGCTGAGACGATGATACAATAGGAGCTCGGGAGCATGTACGACTATTTGGCCAAGGTGATACTGCTAGGACCCAGTGGCTCGGGAAAGTAAGTGACCTGCAGAGGACGGGCATTTGGACGACCAATCTGTTGCTTTGAAGGATGGAAAGGTAGCTAACCAGATTCATTTTTACGAATAGGTCATGTTTGCTCCATCGATTTGTGAAGAATGAGTGGAGGATGTTGTCGTCGCAGACGATCGGTGTCGAGTTTGCaacaaaaataataaaggttggGAGCGGGGCGCGACGAAAGCGGATAAAACTGCAGGTATTTCAGCCAGCCCCCCGTTTGGCCTTTGCAAGATCAAAGATCTATTATGCTGACATATTCTCTGTCCGATATAGCTATGGGATACGGCCGGAACCGAGCGTTTTCGATCCGTTTCGAGGTCGTATTATCGCGGAGCGGCGGGCGCAATTCTAGTATACGACATCGCATCACATATATCTTTCCGAGGGCTTCAGCCGTTTCTCAACGATGCGAGGGCGCTGGCGTCTCCTCATCTGAGCGTCATGCTGGTGGGAAATAAGCTGGACTTGGCTTCAGAGAACCTCGTTGATACAAGTTTGCCTCCAGCAACTCCCAGCAGCGTGGGCTCGACAGCGACGGGCGTTAACGGTGGGGCCTCCTCTCTATATAGAGATCATGCCGGTTCCATTGGCGCTGGCACACAACAGAGAGCGACAGAGGCACCCGAGGGCCGTGAGATATCCTCCGCCGAAGCGAGTCGATGGGCTAGCACGGTGGGCATTCCGGTCGTAACAGAAGTCAGCGCACTGAACGGCGAAGGCGTAGATGAGGTCTTTAATCGATTGGCCAGAATGATCTTGACAAAGATTGAGTTGGGCGAAATCGATCCGGATGACCCCATGAGTGGCATTCAGTACGGCGATGGCGGATGGAATACGGCCAGCGATGGAGGCAGCATCAAGAGCTCCATCACCGGCGGCACCTTGGATGAGAGCCTGAGCGGCCCACGGAGACGCAGACGAGGGAAGAGCCGTGGCCAGAACTGGAATTTGAGAGAATGGGAAGATGTCTTTACGCTCAGCAGTCGCCGGAGGGGCAGAGGGTGTTGTTAAGGGCCAAACAGCTCCCGCCTACGaccctttttccttcttttcctttctacACACACATTCACTCACGCACTatacgcacacacacacacactctctctctctcttgtcttttcGAGAGCTTAGCCATATTTATATCCATATGCGCGCACAAAATTCTGGAGGAAATTGTGGAAAATAATATGCATAATCAGCTCTTTTTACGTTTTGTTAATCCAGAGATGAGCTTGAAGACATCAATGACAGCAAGCAATGTTGGCGTTTGGGAACGGCATAGAAGCTTGAATCCTGCCTTTGAATTGGCagaaactttttttctctctattTTTCTGTCTTCAAAATCTTTCTTAGTTTATTTCCGATTATCTTTCCGAAAATATCATTCTTGGTTCGTTCAGGAGGAGTACCGCCTCGCTCTCGTCTCAGTGCACACGTATAGGCTATATGTACCTATTCCACTGGCAATACGTGTattcatgtacatgtaccggGCAATGACGAACTGATTTGCGTCGTCAACATTGCATCCAAAAAAGGCACAGCGCTTTTGATGTGCGATAAATTGCCTGCAGCGTCGAGATGCGAActgctgcagcggctgcatgTGCTGATGCCCCAAAAACCCCGCCTTGCCGCTTCAAGGCGCGGAGGTCCAGCTTCCGTCATACAACTCCAACAGCCTTGAAGCGTGTACTTTGCACGTATAAGTATTGACATTCAGATCACTTTCGAGCTTTGCATTTTCATTCTCTCatctcctttctttattaagctcTTCtattcctctttttctcctactTCTAAATCTGGGGCCATTTCACCGGATAGGCCGTCAGATATCACCATCACCTAAACTTGGTGCCCAACTGATTCCCCGCAATGGCGCCCCGAAAGATCATCCCAATTGATGCTGGTTGGCAGTTTAGGAGGACAGACGTTGATGACTTTTCGTTTCTGCCCGTTGCCCAATTCCCCACCAATATCCACCTTGACCTCCTGCATCACAACCTCATTCCTGATCCGTTCATTGGAAAAAATGAACTGGATGTGCAATGGGTAGGAGAGGTGAATGCCTGGCAGTACCGCACGTCGTTCAAGACTCCCAAGATTGGGGCtcaagaaaaagcaattcTTGCCTTTGACGGACTAGATACATTTGCCGAGGTGCTTCTCAATGACAAGAAGATTCTGGAAACAGACAACATGTTCATCCCCGAGCGGGTAGATGTTACGGCACTTCTCAATGACACAGACAACCAACTGGTCATCACCTTTGACAGCGTGAATGTGAAAGGGTGGAAGCGAGTGGAGCAGCATCCTCAACACAAGTGGGGTGTCTGGAATGGAGACGCCTCTAGACTTGGCGTTCGAAAGGCCCAGTATCACTATGGCTGGGACTGGGGCCCGACACTGTTGACGTGCGGCCCCTGGAAGCCCATCAGCCTCGAGATATACGAATCACGCCTCGCTGATTTATACTCAAATGTCACCGTTGATGAGTCTCTCGCCAACGCCAAAGTTGTGCTCCATGCAGCGACCGAAGGAAAGGCATCCAAAGTGCGGTTTGACATCTCCCTAGGCCAGACTGCCCTAAGCGAGACTGTTGATGCTACAAAAGGAGATGTAGTAACTACCTTTAACATCAACAAACCAGAGCTGTGGTACCCTCTCCGGTATGGAAAACAGCCACTATACACGATTACTGCTACACTACTCGATGGTAGTGATGAAGTAGATGTTGTGTCAAAGAGAATAGGCATCCGAAAAGTCGAGCTTGTTCAGAA comes from Trichoderma asperellum chromosome 3, complete sequence and encodes:
- a CDS encoding uncharacterized protein (EggNog:ENOG41~TransMembrane:1 (o189-208i)), with the translated sequence MKIQDRTFIISGGASGLGKSTALEIIKSGGFVAILDLSDEEAGRALEKELGPSAKFFHCNVIKTESISKAVQGTVDWIKETGKPLGGVIPAAGIGLPAATLDRNGDAFDLDQVDLVLGVNLRGTIDLIRQSVVHLAKVDPEGPDGERGVVIMVSSSSAFDGQYGQVSYAASKGAVASMALPMSRDLARYGIRVVAIAPSLFTTALTAMMNDRVRKSLEASFIFPNRAGNPPEFSSLVKHIIENPMFNGAVIRLDGASRLSKL
- a CDS encoding uncharacterized protein (EggNog:ENOG41~TransMembrane:1 (i305-330o)), coding for MDMAHEKRQETSKSAFDAPCSIFERKCPRCQPGLEQNDAGQSQNICSAPNHGIITSAGLSSQTSAAFCVPEGVAHSYNVCITEEGAEGEVRVGWKGYATRWKKGSVLRYIVCAETFPSLELAELTAREAAKAALMWQNIGVRFKKVGRDEKATFAIKYRIVPHDCRPDVYASAFFPGTSPGELFVYQLALKPSDVRFLANILAHEFGHILGLRHEFAVKPSFLWGEANDRSVMNYFSDLIQLQVGEQDRKDLATYYECEAGQYERLSITDIEPRVFRFPCVNKKYDINRYRSTRKRLYLKQFTQILLSLAFIRFCYDFAIFVSLACRAFFLG
- a CDS encoding uncharacterized protein (EggNog:ENOG41); its protein translation is MPDPPHPVTDSKSLCNGHLLKIDAHVTGSRPLVISTGDNAPTGSISLASNVLQELTSIEKTQVKYECMTQTDGCYELCIGEGCQIPRWRIGSVILYNICTETFATSVAADSVSAAMTEAISMWGEIKGVVFKEVGRDDPATFRIKYKKSHSSHPNVYAKSFLPRECPSSLVVYQKALENTSYLANILAHELGHIWGLRHEFAPEKEKYLPSVRIGSENRQSIMNYFDDLSKLQVGEQDRKELAAFYAHGQAKYEGLLIVNITAPLHTW